A part of Saccopteryx bilineata isolate mSacBil1 chromosome 8, mSacBil1_pri_phased_curated, whole genome shotgun sequence genomic DNA contains:
- the SEC62 gene encoding translocation protein SEC62: MAERRRHKKRIQEVGEPSKEEKTVAKYLRFNCPTKSTNMMGHRVDYFIASKAVDCLLDSKWAKAKKGEEALFTTRESVVDYCNRLLKKQFFHRALKVMKMKYDKDIKKEKEKGKAESGKEEDKKSKKENLKDEKAKKEKEKKKDGEKEESKKEETPGTPKKKETKKKFKLEPHDDQVFLDGNEVFVWIYDPVHFKTFVMGLILVIAVIAATLFPLWPAEMRVGVYYLSVGAGCFVASILLLAVARCILFLIIWLVTGGRHHFWFLPNLTADVGFIDSFRPLYTHEYKGPKVELKKDEKSEAKKQQKSDSEEKSDSEKKEDEEGKGGPGNHGTEGSGGERHSDTDSDRREDDRSQHSSGNGNDFEMITKEELEQQTDGDCDEEEEDDNDGETTKSSHENS, translated from the exons GAAGTTGGTGAACCATCTAAAGAAGAGAAGACTGTAGCCAAGTATCTTCGATTCAACTGTCCAACAAAGTCCACCAATATGATGGGCCACCGGGTTGATTATTTTATTG CTTCAAAAGCAGTGGATTGCCTTTTGGATTCAAAATGGGCAAAGgccaagaaaggagaggaagcttTATTTACAACAAGGGAGTCTGTTGTTGACTACTGCAACAG gcttttaaaGAAACAGTTTTTTCACCGGGCACTAAAAGTAATGAAAATGAAGTAtgataaagacataaaaaaggaaaaagaaaaaggaaaagctgaaagtggaaaagaagaagataaaaagagcaagaaagaaaatctaaaggATGAAAAggccaaaaaggaaaaagaaaaaaaaaaagatggtgaaaAGGAAGAATCCAAAAAG GAGGAAACtccaggaactcccaaaaagaaggaaactaagaaaaaattcaAGCTTGAGCCACATGACGATCAAGTTTTTCTGGATGGAAATGAG GTATTTGTGTGGATCTATGACCCAGTTCATTTTAAAACCTTTGTCATGGGATTAATTCTTG TGATTGCAGTGATAGCAGccaccctcttccctctctggccGGCAGAAATGAGAGTAGGTGTTTATTACCTCAGTGTGGGTGCGGGCTGTTTCGTAGCCAGCATTCTTCTCCTTGCAGTTG CTCGTTGCATTCTGTTTCTCATCATCTGGCTCGTAACTGGAGGAAGGCACCACTTTTGGTTCTTGCCGAATCTGACTGCTGATGTGGGCTTCATCGACTCCTTCAGGCCTCTGTACACACATGAGTATAAAGGACCAAAAGTAGAgttaaagaaagatgagaaatctGAAGCCAAAAAGCAGCAGAAGTCCGACAGTGAAGAAAAATCAGACAGTGAGAAAAAGGAAGatgaggagggaaaaggaggaccAGGAAATCATGGAACAGAGGGCTCAGGTGGAGAACGGCATTCAGACACAGACAGTGACAGGAGGGAAGATGACCGATCACAACACAGTAGTGGCAATGGGAATGATTTTGAAATGATCACAAAAGAGGAACTGGAACAACAAACAGATGGGGATTGtgatgaggaggaagaagatgacAATGATGGAGAAACAACTAAATCTTCACATGAAAACTCATAA